From the genome of Triticum aestivum cultivar Chinese Spring chromosome 3B, IWGSC CS RefSeq v2.1, whole genome shotgun sequence, one region includes:
- the LOC123069810 gene encoding uncharacterized protein — MITKKIKLVNVVQVMLFRRILPCQRWAFNLWEFDAPNTRHCKSSLTRRTKTPERCCSRPAKFPPTSEDRGLSARRQANAEYVATAERIDCPAPLPEDPADELPTEMLAPAPYQVPEKKAKKKAMGTRRSSRRNVVPDSSSEDTEAHYSNDNEEEEENPLPENKGGGKKRKATLSGEAEGSKKGRTLPPDHSTTAAYSEEWLPRGKPLARS; from the exons atgataaccaagaaaatcaagctggtcaatgtggtccaggtcatgctatttcgccggattctcccgtgtcagagatgggcattcaacctgtgggagttcgacgcgcccaacaccagacactgcaagagctctttgacacgacgcacaaagacgcctgaaaggtgttgttcaaggccagcgAAGTTCCCCCCCACatccgaggatcgcggactcagcgccaggcgccaggccaatgcg GAATatgtggcgacggcggagcggatcgactgtccggctccgttgcccgagGACCCAGCAGACGAACTCCcgacggagatgctggctccggcaccctatcaggtgccggagaagaaggccaagaaaaaggccatggggaccagaagaagttcccggcgcaacgtggtgccggactcatcgtccgaagacaccgaggcgcactactccaacgacaacgaggaggaggaggaaaaccctctccccgaaaacaaggggggggggaagaagaggaaagccaccctttcaggggaggccgaagggtccaagaagggacggacccttcctccggaccactccaccactgccgcctatagcgaggagtggctacccaggggcaagcccctggcaagatcgtaa
- the LOC123067494 gene encoding uncharacterized protein translates to MNSLPTATSPRPADDTEVQSQRVPEQGEAALETPQGEIPDAGHMGSKIPMDYADESRSKLGSQPDTAPEPPKVPDSGAQPLAREGEPAVPMTSVAPEASDSLLEVLRGASMGEEHHTLMSAVIQKVRSAKRGLTEARTSLLTGFEAVLLAAAAWTTEVAGLERDLKQAEEELGLTKRQLEENKGAATEVAAVKKALSEAEGKAAMEALSVKSKMLGWARYNKSSRSLARSSSPWSVTSRRKSPSLRRPFRAQKMPGPKPKRANATAGSGGAEEAFRRGPTTARGDAGPASSTSGGGEEMRRRSTKRRSRWRGDGRGRDGGDG, encoded by the exons atgaattcgctcccgacggccacctcccctcggccagcggatgacacggaggtgcaGTCCCAAAGGGTACCAGAGCAGGGGGAGGcggctctggagacgccccaaggcgaaattccagatgccgggcacatggggagtaagatccccatggattatgctgacgagagccgcagcaagctgggctcccagccggacactgcaccggaacctccaaaggttccggattcgggTGCACAacccctcgctagggagggcgagccggccgtgccgatgacctccgttGCGCCAGAGGCGTCAGATagtttgctggaagtgcttcgcggcgcttccatgggtgaagagcaccatactcttatgagtgcggtgattcagaaggttcggtctGCCAAAAGAGGATTGACCGAAGCccgcaccagcctcctgacaggctttgag gcggtgctgcttgccgctgctgcctgGACAACAGAGGTCGCCGGACTCGAACGGGACCTGAAGCAGGCCGAAGaggagctcggcctcacgaagaggcagctcgaagagaacaaag GGgccgcgaccgaagtggcggctgtgaagaaagcgctatccgaggccgaaggtAAGGCAGCCATGGAGGcattgagcgtgaaaagcaagatgttagggtgggcgaggtacaacaagagctccaggagtttggcaagaagttcgagtccttggagcgtgacttcaagacgaaagagtccgagcttgcgaaggcccttcagAGCGCAAAAGATGCcagggccgaagcccaaaag GGCGAACGCGACGGCGGGGAGCGGTGGAGCCGAGGAGGCGTTCCGGCGGGGTCCGACGACGGCGCGTGGCGATGCGGGGCCGGCGTCGAGCACgtcgggcggcggggaggagatgaggaggcggtCGACAAAGCGGCGTTCCAGGTGGCGTGGCGACGGACGAGGGCGAGATGGAGGCGACGGGTGA